From the Candidatus Tanganyikabacteria bacterium genome, the window CAGGGACACCAGGTGCTGGGCTCGCTTCAAGCGTACCTCACCGCCCTGGCGCACCCCGGGACGCCATTTCCCTCGCTCGTGCCGCTGACCATCTCAAGCTGCCGGTGAGCAGTTACCAAGGAAGAACTGCTTCACGCGGCCCATGACGCCGGAGCCGACGGCCTGGTGGCCCTGATGCTGGCTGGCGGGATGCTCACACTCCTGTACACGTTGCGGTTCCTGCACGACGTGTTCTGGCGGCCCCCGCCGGCCAATCTGCCCATCGCGCCGCTCCCGGTGGCCATGGGCCTGCCGATCGCGGCGCTTGCCGTTCTCTCCGCGGCGGCCGGAATCGTACCGGACTGGCTGAACCGCAGTCTGCTCGATCCGGCCCTGTCGGCGATCCTCCAACGGCCCGCCATGTTCCGGGTGGAACTCCACCTCGGCGCGGTGACGGTCCTTAGCCTGATCGTCCTCGGCCTTGCGTCGGGGCTCTGGTCCATGCGGAACCTGGGCCTCCTCCGCTGGCGCCCCCTCGATCGGCTGCCCACGCGGATCTCGCTCGGGGGGGGCTGCCTGGCGTCGGCCTTCGGATGGCTCGGCGATCGGGCGCTGGACCTCCACTCCGGCGACCTGCGACGATGTTTGCGGGTGGTCCTTGCATCCGCCGGCGGCCTGGTGGCCGTGACGTGGCTCGCCGCGCCGCCACCGGATGTGGTCGTCCGGGGCGAACTCGACCTGGCTCTGATCCTGGTGCTGGTGGTCGCCCTCGTCGCCGTCGCCGGCACGATCTGGCTCCGGCACCATGTTGTGGCGGCGATTTGCCTGGCGATCGGTGGGTTTGCGCTTGGCTGCGGCTTCGCCCTCCTGCACGCGCCGGACGTGGCGCTCGCCCAGGTGCTCGTGGAGACGCTGGCAGCCATCTCGATCGCCCTGGCCCTCATGATGACGGGACTGATCCACCCCGAAAGCACCACGATGCTGACAGCGGGCAGAAAGGACTGGGGTCGGTGGGCGATAGCCACCGGGGGCGGCTCCGCCGTGGCCGTGGCCACGCTGTGGTCCAGCCGATCGTCGCCCTCGGATCCCGTCGCCGCCTGGTACGTCCTGAACGCACCGGCCATGACCGGCATGAACGACGTTGTCACGGCCATCGTCACGGAATTCAGGGGCCTGGACACGGCGGTGGAAATCCTCGTGTTCGCAACGGCGGCCCTTGCCGTCAGCGGCCTATTCTGGAGGGCGGGGGATGACGTCTAACAGCATCCTGGTACGCTTCGTCGCCGCCCTCGTCACGGCCCTCGGGATGCTCGTCGCCTGGGAGGATCTCGCCTTCGCGGGCGAAGCCCCGGGCGAAGGCTTCACGGCCTCGGTGCTGGCCATCCTGGTGGTGGCACTGCAGTTCGTGGTTCTGGGCCGGGCCGAGGTCGGCCAGCGCTTTTTCCCTGGGCTGCCGTTCGGGGCCCTGGCCGCGGGCTCAGCCCTCCTCCTGGCTGTGGCGGCCGGGCCGCTCGCCTGGGGGCTTCCCCTTCTCGCCCCGTTCAAGTTCGGTCTCGGACCGCTTTCGTTATCCAGTTCGACGCTGTTCGACCTGGCCGTCTTCCTCATCGTGGGAGG encodes:
- a CDS encoding DUF4040 domain-containing protein — encoded protein: MLTLLYTLRFLHDVFWRPPPANLPIAPLPVAMGLPIAALAVLSAAAGIVPDWLNRSLLDPALSAILQRPAMFRVELHLGAVTVLSLIVLGLASGLWSMRNLGLLRWRPLDRLPTRISLGGGCLASAFGWLGDRALDLHSGDLRRCLRVVLASAGGLVAVTWLAAPPPDVVVRGELDLALILVLVVALVAVAGTIWLRHHVVAAICLAIGGFALGCGFALLHAPDVALAQVLVETLAAISIALALMMTGLIHPESTTMLTAGRKDWGRWAIATGGGSAVAVATLWSSRSSPSDPVAAWYVLNAPAMTGMNDVVTAIVTEFRGLDTAVEILVFATAALAVSGLFWRAGDDV